One segment of Etheostoma cragini isolate CJK2018 chromosome 23, CSU_Ecrag_1.0, whole genome shotgun sequence DNA contains the following:
- the tbc1d30 gene encoding TBC1 domain family member 30 isoform X3 — MRQERLPAAGRRPRAGAKLRQQGSGGVGNIISNVLKKRNGISRSAPRLLCTLEPGVDTRLKFTIEPLLGKNGFQQWYDALKAVARLPTGIPKEWRKRVWLTLADQYLHSISIDWEKTLRFAFNERSNPDDDSLGIQIVKDLHRTGCSSYCGQEGEQDRVVLKRVLLAYARWNKSVGYCQGFNVLAALILEVTEGHESDALKVMIYLIDKVLPESYFANNLRALSVDMAVFRDLLRLKLPRLSQHLYHLQKAANREAGGSYEPPLTNVFTMQWFLTMFATCLPAPTVLKIWDSVFFEGSEVLFRVALAIWERLGERIEYCNTADEFYSTMGCLTQEMLENNLIDPPELMQEVYSMAVFPFPQLAELREKYTYNITPFPTSVKSSASGGLGSWESDDDADMDDEDSVVTALGCLGPLGGLLAPELQRYHKHLKDQRGEQGSIAELSPGAVGAGGGGGGGGGARAEHQAAINSMMMERMSTDIYALKKQYTRIKRRQQEQAMQLYIRTGPGPKVAPSAGGLQEHPNRHSDSTDHHTDDKCPATRVLASQLNPSSSVINHLLLGRKPRGDPWCSRPTSTSRSTLPGSRPASLSQSQGSPARQRCGSLLSNSTGSPGSSGGDAGSPWRAHVRVHRRNIARARAQLGFEDSEEREYDEEREETGGSARFEREEERMIEENERDEEQKDGSDSSVSPSPDPSGTASVCEDALQGADGTEEAEVAEVVVQLDSLDLEDKSNLTSPNNANPSTQPTISESKPAPQAPLLPPPPSSNRHKESDSSGSERSPASDRHIPSIALPPPHHSFNSSPSTLSPSPSPVPTLASLGPSCSSSPTPPSTPTPSSTFCLPSSHSADGFSSLTLSASSTFYKMSSPSTPSLSSISSSSRSRLSSSPSTPALSSFGASTPKQQVFSPFPSVKQPRKSAAARNLGLYGPTSRTPTVHFPQLSRNLNRSSAAGATGSR; from the exons AATGGATTTCAGCAG TGGTACGACGCCCTTAAAGCGGTGGCTAGGCTCCCTACTGGGATACCAAAGGAATGGAGGAAGAGG GTTTGGCTAACGCTAGCAGACCAGTACCTCCACAGTATCTCTATTGACTGGGAGAAGACGCTTCGTTTCGCATTTAACGAGCGTAGCAACCCTGACGATGACTCCCTTGGCATCCAAATCGTCAAG GACCTGCACAGGACGGGCTGCAGTTCGTACTGTGGCCAGGAGGGGGAGCAGGACAGGGTGGTGCTGAAGAGGGTGCTGCTGGCGTATGCCCGCTGGAATAAAAGTGTGGGCTACTGCCAAGGATTCAACGTCCTGGCTGCACTCATACTGGAAGTTACAGAGGGCCATGAGAGCGATGCCCTAAAG GTGATGATCTATCTGATTGACAAAGTGCTGCCTGAGAGTTATTTTGCCAACAACCTGCGAGCGTTGTCAG TGGACATGGCGGTGTTCAGAGACCTGCTGCGTCTAAAGCTGCCTAGACTGTCCCAGCATCTCTACCACCTTCAGAAAGCTGCCAACAGAGAGGCTGGAG GCAGCTACGAGCCTCCGTTGACCAACGTGTTCACTATGCAGTGGTTCCTCACCATGTTCGCCACCTGCCTGCCGGCACCCACTGTGCTGAAGATCTGGGACTCGGTCTTCTTTGAGGGTTCAGAGGTGCTGTTTCGGGTTGCCCTCGCTATCTGGGAGAGACTGGGAGA GAGGATCGAGTATTGTAACACAGCAGACGAGTTTTACAGCACCATGGGTTGTCTCACTCAGGAGATGCTGGAGAACAACCTCATCGATCCTCCTGAACTCATGCAG GAGGTTTACTCCATGGCGGTTTTTCCTTTCCCTCAACTGGCTGAGCTGAGAGAGAAATACACCTACAACATCACTCCATTTCCTACCTCAGTCAAATCAAGTGCAAG TGGCGGTCTGGGCAGCTGGGAGAGTGATGACGATGCCGACATGGATGATGAAGACTCTGTGGTGACGGCCCTCGGTTGCCTGGGTCCCCTGGGGGGCTTACTGGCCCCCGAGCTGCAGAGATATCATAAACATCTCAAAG ACCAGCGGGGAGAGCAGGGAAGCATTGCAGAGCTGAGCCCAGGAGCGGTGGGAgctggagggggaggaggaggtggaggaggtgccAGGGCGGAGCATCAAGCAGCAATCAACAGCATGATGATGGAGAGAATGAGCACCGACATCTACGCCCTGAAGAAACAATATACACGCATCAAAAGGCGCCAGCAGGAGCAGGCTATGCAACTCTACATACGcacag GACCAGGACCCAAAGTGGCCCCAAGTGCAGGGGGACTTCAGGAGCATCCCAACAGACACAGCGACAGTACCGACCACCACACTGACG ATAAGTGCCCCGCCACCCGTGTCCTGGCCTCCCAACTCAACCCTTCCAGCTCAGTAATTAATCACCTCCTTCTGGGTCGGAAACCACGCGGAGATCCCTGGTGCTCCAGACCCACATCCACGAGCAGATCAACACTACCAGGGTCCCGGCCTGCTTCTCTGTCCCAGAGTCAGGGCTCTCCAGCCAGACAGCGCTGTGGCTCGCTGCTCTCCAACAGTACTGGTTCTCCAGGGAGCTCTGGAGGAGACGCAGGGTCGCCCTGGCGTGCTCACGTCCGGGTACATCGAAGGAATATAGCCAGGGCCCGAGCACAGCTAGGCTTTGAAGATTCAGAGGAAAGGGAATATgatgaggagagggaggaaacaGGAGGATCAGCGAGATTTGAGCGTGAAGAGGAGAGAATGATTGAGGAAAATGAGAGAGATGAGGAACAGAAAGATGGGAGTGACTCGTCTGTGTCTCCGTCTCCTGATCCCTCTGGTACTGCATCCGTGTGTGAAGATGCTCTACAGGGTGCAGATGGGACAGAAGAAGCAGAAGTTGCAGAGGTGGTAGTGCAACTGGACTCCCTGGATCTAGAGGATAAATCAAATCTGACCTCCCCTAACAACGCAAACCCAAGTACACAGCCCACAATATCAGAGTCTAAACCTGCACCCCAAGCCCCCCTTCTCCCTCCTCCGCCATCctcaaacagacacaaagagtcTGATTCCTCAGGTTCAGAGAGAAGCCCCGCCTCTGACAGACACATTCCTTCCATCGCTCTACCTCCACCTCACCACTCTTTCAACTCCTCACCTTCCACCCTGAGTCCGTCCCCCTCTCCAGTCCCTACATTGGCGTCTCTTGGTCCGTCCTGCTCGTCCTCTCCTACACCACCCTCCACCCCAACACCAAGCTCCACATTCTGCCTTCCATCATCCCATTCAGCTGACGGCttctcctctctcactctttccgCATCgtccacattttacaaaatgtcttCCCCGTCCACTCCTTCGCTTTCCTCTATCTCTTCCTCGTCCAGATCTCGTTTATCCTCCTCCCCATCAACCCCAGCGCTCTCGTCCTTTGGTGCCTCCACTCCTAAACAGCAGGTCTTTTCCCCGTTCCCTAGCGTGAAGCAGCCCAGGAAATCAGCAGCAGCCAGAAATCTCGGTCTCTACGGTCCAACATCCAGAACACCCACAGTACACTTCCCTCAGCTTAGCCGCAACCTTAACCGTAGTAGTGCTGCCGGTGCAACTGGGAGCCGCTGA
- the tbc1d30 gene encoding TBC1 domain family member 30 isoform X5, giving the protein MRQERLPAAGRRPRAGAKLRQQGSGGVGNIISNVLKKRNGISRSAPRLLCTLEPGVDTRLKFTIEPLLGKNGFQQWYDALKAVARLPTGIPKEWRKRVWLTLADQYLHSISIDWEKTLRFAFNERSNPDDDSLGIQIVKDLHRTGCSSYCGQEGEQDRVVLKRVLLAYARWNKSVGYCQGFNVLAALILEVTEGHESDALKVMIYLIDKVLPESYFANNLRALSVDMAVFRDLLRLKLPRLSQHLYHLQKAANREAGGSYEPPLTNVFTMQWFLTMFATCLPAPTVLKIWDSVFFEGSEVLFRVALAIWERLGERIEYCNTADEFYSTMGCLTQEMLENNLIDPPELMQEVYSMAVFPFPQLAELREKYTYNITPFPTSVKSSASGGLGSWESDDDADMDDEDSVVTALGCLGPLGGLLAPELQRYHKHLKDQRGEQGSIAELSPGAVGAGGGGGGGGGARAEHQAAINSMMMERMSTDIYALKKQYTRIKRRQQEQAMQLYIRTDKCPATRVLASQLNPSSSVINHLLLGRKPRGDPWCSRPTSTSRSTLPGSRPASLSQSQGSPARQRCGSLLSNSTGSPGSSGGDAGSPWRAHVRVHRRNIARARAQLGFEDSEEREYDEEREETGGSARFEREEERMIEENERDEEQKDGSDSSVSPSPDPSGTASVCEDALQGADGTEEAEVAEVVVQLDSLDLEDKSNLTSPNNANPSTQPTISESKPAPQAPLLPPPPSSNRHKESDSSGSERSPASDRHIPSIALPPPHHSFNSSPSTLSPSPSPVPTLASLGPSCSSSPTPPSTPTPSSTFCLPSSHSADGFSSLTLSASSTFYKMSSPSTPSLSSISSSSRSRLSSSPSTPALSSFGASTPKQQVFSPFPSVKQPRKSAAARNLGLYGPTSRTPTVHFPQLSRNLNRSSAAGATGSR; this is encoded by the exons AATGGATTTCAGCAG TGGTACGACGCCCTTAAAGCGGTGGCTAGGCTCCCTACTGGGATACCAAAGGAATGGAGGAAGAGG GTTTGGCTAACGCTAGCAGACCAGTACCTCCACAGTATCTCTATTGACTGGGAGAAGACGCTTCGTTTCGCATTTAACGAGCGTAGCAACCCTGACGATGACTCCCTTGGCATCCAAATCGTCAAG GACCTGCACAGGACGGGCTGCAGTTCGTACTGTGGCCAGGAGGGGGAGCAGGACAGGGTGGTGCTGAAGAGGGTGCTGCTGGCGTATGCCCGCTGGAATAAAAGTGTGGGCTACTGCCAAGGATTCAACGTCCTGGCTGCACTCATACTGGAAGTTACAGAGGGCCATGAGAGCGATGCCCTAAAG GTGATGATCTATCTGATTGACAAAGTGCTGCCTGAGAGTTATTTTGCCAACAACCTGCGAGCGTTGTCAG TGGACATGGCGGTGTTCAGAGACCTGCTGCGTCTAAAGCTGCCTAGACTGTCCCAGCATCTCTACCACCTTCAGAAAGCTGCCAACAGAGAGGCTGGAG GCAGCTACGAGCCTCCGTTGACCAACGTGTTCACTATGCAGTGGTTCCTCACCATGTTCGCCACCTGCCTGCCGGCACCCACTGTGCTGAAGATCTGGGACTCGGTCTTCTTTGAGGGTTCAGAGGTGCTGTTTCGGGTTGCCCTCGCTATCTGGGAGAGACTGGGAGA GAGGATCGAGTATTGTAACACAGCAGACGAGTTTTACAGCACCATGGGTTGTCTCACTCAGGAGATGCTGGAGAACAACCTCATCGATCCTCCTGAACTCATGCAG GAGGTTTACTCCATGGCGGTTTTTCCTTTCCCTCAACTGGCTGAGCTGAGAGAGAAATACACCTACAACATCACTCCATTTCCTACCTCAGTCAAATCAAGTGCAAG TGGCGGTCTGGGCAGCTGGGAGAGTGATGACGATGCCGACATGGATGATGAAGACTCTGTGGTGACGGCCCTCGGTTGCCTGGGTCCCCTGGGGGGCTTACTGGCCCCCGAGCTGCAGAGATATCATAAACATCTCAAAG ACCAGCGGGGAGAGCAGGGAAGCATTGCAGAGCTGAGCCCAGGAGCGGTGGGAgctggagggggaggaggaggtggaggaggtgccAGGGCGGAGCATCAAGCAGCAATCAACAGCATGATGATGGAGAGAATGAGCACCGACATCTACGCCCTGAAGAAACAATATACACGCATCAAAAGGCGCCAGCAGGAGCAGGCTATGCAACTCTACATACGcacag ATAAGTGCCCCGCCACCCGTGTCCTGGCCTCCCAACTCAACCCTTCCAGCTCAGTAATTAATCACCTCCTTCTGGGTCGGAAACCACGCGGAGATCCCTGGTGCTCCAGACCCACATCCACGAGCAGATCAACACTACCAGGGTCCCGGCCTGCTTCTCTGTCCCAGAGTCAGGGCTCTCCAGCCAGACAGCGCTGTGGCTCGCTGCTCTCCAACAGTACTGGTTCTCCAGGGAGCTCTGGAGGAGACGCAGGGTCGCCCTGGCGTGCTCACGTCCGGGTACATCGAAGGAATATAGCCAGGGCCCGAGCACAGCTAGGCTTTGAAGATTCAGAGGAAAGGGAATATgatgaggagagggaggaaacaGGAGGATCAGCGAGATTTGAGCGTGAAGAGGAGAGAATGATTGAGGAAAATGAGAGAGATGAGGAACAGAAAGATGGGAGTGACTCGTCTGTGTCTCCGTCTCCTGATCCCTCTGGTACTGCATCCGTGTGTGAAGATGCTCTACAGGGTGCAGATGGGACAGAAGAAGCAGAAGTTGCAGAGGTGGTAGTGCAACTGGACTCCCTGGATCTAGAGGATAAATCAAATCTGACCTCCCCTAACAACGCAAACCCAAGTACACAGCCCACAATATCAGAGTCTAAACCTGCACCCCAAGCCCCCCTTCTCCCTCCTCCGCCATCctcaaacagacacaaagagtcTGATTCCTCAGGTTCAGAGAGAAGCCCCGCCTCTGACAGACACATTCCTTCCATCGCTCTACCTCCACCTCACCACTCTTTCAACTCCTCACCTTCCACCCTGAGTCCGTCCCCCTCTCCAGTCCCTACATTGGCGTCTCTTGGTCCGTCCTGCTCGTCCTCTCCTACACCACCCTCCACCCCAACACCAAGCTCCACATTCTGCCTTCCATCATCCCATTCAGCTGACGGCttctcctctctcactctttccgCATCgtccacattttacaaaatgtcttCCCCGTCCACTCCTTCGCTTTCCTCTATCTCTTCCTCGTCCAGATCTCGTTTATCCTCCTCCCCATCAACCCCAGCGCTCTCGTCCTTTGGTGCCTCCACTCCTAAACAGCAGGTCTTTTCCCCGTTCCCTAGCGTGAAGCAGCCCAGGAAATCAGCAGCAGCCAGAAATCTCGGTCTCTACGGTCCAACATCCAGAACACCCACAGTACACTTCCCTCAGCTTAGCCGCAACCTTAACCGTAGTAGTGCTGCCGGTGCAACTGGGAGCCGCTGA
- the tbc1d30 gene encoding TBC1 domain family member 30 isoform X4, translating into MAQEIQTEADKAGVDTRLKFTIEPLLGKNGFQQWYDALKAVARLPTGIPKEWRKRVWLTLADQYLHSISIDWEKTLRFAFNERSNPDDDSLGIQIVKDLHRTGCSSYCGQEGEQDRVVLKRVLLAYARWNKSVGYCQGFNVLAALILEVTEGHESDALKVMIYLIDKVLPESYFANNLRALSVDMAVFRDLLRLKLPRLSQHLYHLQKAANREAGGSYEPPLTNVFTMQWFLTMFATCLPAPTVLKIWDSVFFEGSEVLFRVALAIWERLGERIEYCNTADEFYSTMGCLTQEMLENNLIDPPELMQEVYSMAVFPFPQLAELREKYTYNITPFPTSVKSSASGGLGSWESDDDADMDDEDSVVTALGCLGPLGGLLAPELQRYHKHLKDQRGEQGSIAELSPGAVGAGGGGGGGGGARAEHQAAINSMMMERMSTDIYALKKQYTRIKRRQQEQAMQLYIRTGPGPKVAPSAGGLQEHPNRHSDSTDHHTDDKCPATRVLASQLNPSSSVINHLLLGRKPRGDPWCSRPTSTSRSTLPGSRPASLSQSQGSPARQRCGSLLSNSTGSPGSSGGDAGSPWRAHVRVHRRNIARARAQLGFEDSEEREYDEEREETGGSARFEREEERMIEENERDEEQKDGSDSSVSPSPDPSGTASVCEDALQGADGTEEAEVAEVVVQLDSLDLEDKSNLTSPNNANPSTQPTISESKPAPQAPLLPPPPSSNRHKESDSSGSERSPASDRHIPSIALPPPHHSFNSSPSTLSPSPSPVPTLASLGPSCSSSPTPPSTPTPSSTFCLPSSHSADGFSSLTLSASSTFYKMSSPSTPSLSSISSSSRSRLSSSPSTPALSSFGASTPKQQVFSPFPSVKQPRKSAAARNLGLYGPTSRTPTVHFPQLSRNLNRSSAAGATGSR; encoded by the exons AATGGATTTCAGCAG TGGTACGACGCCCTTAAAGCGGTGGCTAGGCTCCCTACTGGGATACCAAAGGAATGGAGGAAGAGG GTTTGGCTAACGCTAGCAGACCAGTACCTCCACAGTATCTCTATTGACTGGGAGAAGACGCTTCGTTTCGCATTTAACGAGCGTAGCAACCCTGACGATGACTCCCTTGGCATCCAAATCGTCAAG GACCTGCACAGGACGGGCTGCAGTTCGTACTGTGGCCAGGAGGGGGAGCAGGACAGGGTGGTGCTGAAGAGGGTGCTGCTGGCGTATGCCCGCTGGAATAAAAGTGTGGGCTACTGCCAAGGATTCAACGTCCTGGCTGCACTCATACTGGAAGTTACAGAGGGCCATGAGAGCGATGCCCTAAAG GTGATGATCTATCTGATTGACAAAGTGCTGCCTGAGAGTTATTTTGCCAACAACCTGCGAGCGTTGTCAG TGGACATGGCGGTGTTCAGAGACCTGCTGCGTCTAAAGCTGCCTAGACTGTCCCAGCATCTCTACCACCTTCAGAAAGCTGCCAACAGAGAGGCTGGAG GCAGCTACGAGCCTCCGTTGACCAACGTGTTCACTATGCAGTGGTTCCTCACCATGTTCGCCACCTGCCTGCCGGCACCCACTGTGCTGAAGATCTGGGACTCGGTCTTCTTTGAGGGTTCAGAGGTGCTGTTTCGGGTTGCCCTCGCTATCTGGGAGAGACTGGGAGA GAGGATCGAGTATTGTAACACAGCAGACGAGTTTTACAGCACCATGGGTTGTCTCACTCAGGAGATGCTGGAGAACAACCTCATCGATCCTCCTGAACTCATGCAG GAGGTTTACTCCATGGCGGTTTTTCCTTTCCCTCAACTGGCTGAGCTGAGAGAGAAATACACCTACAACATCACTCCATTTCCTACCTCAGTCAAATCAAGTGCAAG TGGCGGTCTGGGCAGCTGGGAGAGTGATGACGATGCCGACATGGATGATGAAGACTCTGTGGTGACGGCCCTCGGTTGCCTGGGTCCCCTGGGGGGCTTACTGGCCCCCGAGCTGCAGAGATATCATAAACATCTCAAAG ACCAGCGGGGAGAGCAGGGAAGCATTGCAGAGCTGAGCCCAGGAGCGGTGGGAgctggagggggaggaggaggtggaggaggtgccAGGGCGGAGCATCAAGCAGCAATCAACAGCATGATGATGGAGAGAATGAGCACCGACATCTACGCCCTGAAGAAACAATATACACGCATCAAAAGGCGCCAGCAGGAGCAGGCTATGCAACTCTACATACGcacag GACCAGGACCCAAAGTGGCCCCAAGTGCAGGGGGACTTCAGGAGCATCCCAACAGACACAGCGACAGTACCGACCACCACACTGACG ATAAGTGCCCCGCCACCCGTGTCCTGGCCTCCCAACTCAACCCTTCCAGCTCAGTAATTAATCACCTCCTTCTGGGTCGGAAACCACGCGGAGATCCCTGGTGCTCCAGACCCACATCCACGAGCAGATCAACACTACCAGGGTCCCGGCCTGCTTCTCTGTCCCAGAGTCAGGGCTCTCCAGCCAGACAGCGCTGTGGCTCGCTGCTCTCCAACAGTACTGGTTCTCCAGGGAGCTCTGGAGGAGACGCAGGGTCGCCCTGGCGTGCTCACGTCCGGGTACATCGAAGGAATATAGCCAGGGCCCGAGCACAGCTAGGCTTTGAAGATTCAGAGGAAAGGGAATATgatgaggagagggaggaaacaGGAGGATCAGCGAGATTTGAGCGTGAAGAGGAGAGAATGATTGAGGAAAATGAGAGAGATGAGGAACAGAAAGATGGGAGTGACTCGTCTGTGTCTCCGTCTCCTGATCCCTCTGGTACTGCATCCGTGTGTGAAGATGCTCTACAGGGTGCAGATGGGACAGAAGAAGCAGAAGTTGCAGAGGTGGTAGTGCAACTGGACTCCCTGGATCTAGAGGATAAATCAAATCTGACCTCCCCTAACAACGCAAACCCAAGTACACAGCCCACAATATCAGAGTCTAAACCTGCACCCCAAGCCCCCCTTCTCCCTCCTCCGCCATCctcaaacagacacaaagagtcTGATTCCTCAGGTTCAGAGAGAAGCCCCGCCTCTGACAGACACATTCCTTCCATCGCTCTACCTCCACCTCACCACTCTTTCAACTCCTCACCTTCCACCCTGAGTCCGTCCCCCTCTCCAGTCCCTACATTGGCGTCTCTTGGTCCGTCCTGCTCGTCCTCTCCTACACCACCCTCCACCCCAACACCAAGCTCCACATTCTGCCTTCCATCATCCCATTCAGCTGACGGCttctcctctctcactctttccgCATCgtccacattttacaaaatgtcttCCCCGTCCACTCCTTCGCTTTCCTCTATCTCTTCCTCGTCCAGATCTCGTTTATCCTCCTCCCCATCAACCCCAGCGCTCTCGTCCTTTGGTGCCTCCACTCCTAAACAGCAGGTCTTTTCCCCGTTCCCTAGCGTGAAGCAGCCCAGGAAATCAGCAGCAGCCAGAAATCTCGGTCTCTACGGTCCAACATCCAGAACACCCACAGTACACTTCCCTCAGCTTAGCCGCAACCTTAACCGTAGTAGTGCTGCCGGTGCAACTGGGAGCCGCTGA